A single Mangrovimonas sp. YM274 DNA region contains:
- a CDS encoding 3-hydroxybutyrate dehydrogenase, with protein MDKVALITGSTSGIGLGIARQFAANGYHIMFHGLEANGAEIAKEISEDYNVKTSFSNANLLDAEEVKQLVRDAVAYFGTIHVLVNNAGIQFVSPIEEFPDQKYLNIITINLNAAFFASKEAWGYMKAQKFGRIINVSSVHGLRASEFKVAYVASKHGVIGMTKVLALEGAGCNITVNAICPGYVKTPLVEGQIQDQAKAHKMTPEEVVAKVMLKKQAVKEFVPVEAIADMALLLAKESSKTITGSAFTLDGGWTAQ; from the coding sequence ATGGATAAGGTAGCCTTAATAACGGGTAGTACAAGTGGTATTGGGCTTGGAATTGCAAGGCAATTTGCAGCCAATGGATATCATATCATGTTTCATGGTTTAGAGGCTAATGGTGCGGAGATAGCTAAAGAGATTTCTGAGGACTATAATGTGAAAACGTCTTTTTCTAATGCTAACCTATTGGATGCGGAGGAGGTGAAACAGCTGGTTCGGGATGCTGTGGCGTATTTTGGGACTATCCATGTATTGGTCAATAATGCTGGGATTCAATTTGTGTCACCAATAGAAGAATTTCCTGATCAAAAATATTTGAATATTATAACTATTAATCTTAATGCAGCTTTTTTTGCCAGCAAGGAAGCTTGGGGGTATATGAAGGCGCAGAAATTTGGAAGAATCATTAATGTGTCTTCTGTGCATGGTCTTCGGGCATCTGAATTTAAAGTGGCATATGTGGCTTCAAAGCATGGCGTGATTGGGATGACCAAAGTACTGGCATTGGAAGGTGCTGGATGTAATATTACGGTAAATGCTATCTGTCCTGGCTACGTAAAAACACCTTTGGTGGAGGGGCAAATTCAAGATCAAGCCAAAGCTCATAAAATGACACCGGAAGAGGTGGTGGCCAAAGTAATGCTGAAAAAGCAGGCGGTAAAGGAATTTGTTCCTGTGGAGGCTATTGCTGATATGGCCTTGCTTTTGGCAAAAGAATCTTCAAAAACAATAACAGGCTCCGCCTTTACTTTAGATGGAGGCTGGACCGCACAATAA
- a CDS encoding alpha/beta fold hydrolase yields MPFLRVNNIDLSYEVAGEGSVLLLLHGLGSTKQDWDAQVPVFSKEFKVVTVDLRGHGESSKPKEDYGVDFMTEDIRQLLVQLNIGKVTIVGFSMGGAVAFQFASQYPEMVDKLVIVNSGPDFNAMGEIGDQMVAERTQSLNEFGIGPLSEQIAFNMFPEEAQEGMREAFEKRCKQNDLNAYYQSFVTLMKWGLGDDIQNIKAKTLVVASDMDYTSVDFKKAYVNVLPDAKLVVIENSRHGVVMDQAEAFNYELYKFLKNG; encoded by the coding sequence ATGCCTTTTTTGAGAGTAAATAATATCGACCTAAGCTATGAGGTGGCAGGGGAAGGAAGTGTGCTTTTGTTGCTTCATGGGCTAGGGTCAACAAAACAAGACTGGGATGCTCAAGTCCCAGTCTTTTCAAAGGAATTTAAAGTCGTTACTGTGGATTTGAGGGGACATGGAGAGTCTTCAAAACCAAAAGAAGACTACGGGGTTGATTTCATGACAGAAGATATTAGGCAGTTGTTGGTGCAGCTAAATATTGGGAAAGTCACTATCGTTGGATTTTCCATGGGTGGTGCGGTTGCGTTTCAGTTTGCGAGCCAATATCCTGAAATGGTGGATAAATTGGTGATTGTAAATAGCGGTCCAGATTTTAATGCTATGGGTGAGATAGGTGACCAGATGGTTGCTGAGCGAACCCAATCCTTAAATGAATTTGGGATTGGTCCTTTATCAGAACAAATTGCTTTCAATATGTTTCCTGAAGAAGCTCAGGAAGGTATGCGAGAGGCTTTTGAAAAGCGTTGCAAGCAAAATGATTTGAATGCTTATTACCAATCGTTTGTTACTTTGATGAAATGGGGGTTGGGAGATGATATTCAAAACATTAAAGCTAAAACTTTGGTGGTAGCTTCAGATATGGATTATACCTCGGTTGATTTTAAAAAAGCTTATGTCAATGTCTTGCCGGATGCCAAATTGGTTGTAATTGAAAATTCAAGGCATGGGGTTGTGATGGATCAGGCGGAGGCTTTTAATTATGAACTTTATAAATTTTTAAAAAATGGATAA
- a CDS encoding TonB-dependent receptor, whose protein sequence is MKKFFALITLLLSFYASAQDSGSIKGLTLDENNVPVSGATVHIESLNKGVVSGFDGAYVIDNVPAGTYNVVFSYLGYETITKSVSVGAGETVQVDVVLVESTSMLSQVVVTANKKPQKMTDVPATVNVITSKDIKEHVGFNVGELAAREKGVDFVRTGVLGTGINIRGFNSAFNSKNLQVTDDRLSTLIATGLPLGTFATVTTDDIEQVEILLGPNGTLYGPNAHNGLISTRTKNPFTSEGTTVALGGGNQNVFTARARHAQVVSDKFAFKLHFERSQGEDFEYVDSVYVGTTAYKELELDRDFDTQKYGAGLYFRPTSSSELIGYYGHSNNNNLAVTNAGRNQIKDWSIDVAQLKYVSKHFFANVNYTWSNTDDTYAINQRTQNYVSFINNGFSEEEALERSFTEQWFPTGPDTGIALPRGAVFKDASQRFNSELQYNNSWGNFDLTVGGQYQLDMADSKGTYLLDEGGIDIGQTGFYAQTEYSLPDSGWGFLLGARLDNHDLYGSNFIPKAAITKALGEGQFRVTYGKGIAVPSILNLKGNLFGGLVLGNGEGFTLSDGSTVSALEVESINTYEIGYKGKIANKLFIDANAYYNQSENFISPLRTITDAANGVTVTHVGDKPIDEVVPGSNGAVILTYQNFGKVDTYGFDVGLNYYFSDAFRATLNYSYFGRDLDKNDPANDGNLDGQVLESELPVNTPANKLALGLHYSKNKFYGSIFGRWVQDYDFFSGIYTAAETQDLNGDGVDDVIENARNGRSWNYGPLGGFTVDANVGYYITDELSVGASVTNLFNAEVREFVASPVIETLFSVELKYQVNFFKKKSATN, encoded by the coding sequence ATGAAGAAATTTTTTGCGCTTATCACTTTGTTACTTTCATTTTATGCCTCTGCTCAGGATTCTGGAAGCATAAAAGGATTGACGCTCGATGAGAATAATGTACCGGTTTCCGGGGCAACGGTTCATATTGAAAGTTTAAACAAAGGAGTGGTTTCTGGTTTTGATGGAGCATATGTTATAGACAATGTTCCAGCGGGCACTTACAATGTCGTGTTCTCTTATTTGGGATACGAAACAATTACTAAATCAGTCTCAGTAGGTGCTGGGGAAACCGTTCAGGTTGATGTGGTTTTGGTGGAATCTACCAGCATGCTTTCTCAAGTGGTGGTGACGGCTAATAAAAAACCACAAAAAATGACAGACGTACCGGCAACGGTTAACGTGATAACTTCTAAAGATATTAAGGAGCATGTAGGGTTTAATGTTGGGGAATTGGCAGCTCGCGAAAAGGGTGTTGATTTTGTAAGAACGGGTGTTTTGGGAACAGGAATCAACATTAGAGGGTTTAACTCTGCTTTTAATTCTAAAAACCTTCAGGTAACCGATGATAGATTATCTACTTTGATTGCGACTGGTTTGCCGTTGGGGACTTTTGCTACGGTAACTACAGACGATATTGAGCAAGTGGAAATTTTATTGGGTCCAAACGGAACGCTTTATGGGCCTAATGCCCACAATGGCTTGATAAGTACAAGAACCAAAAATCCATTTACTTCTGAAGGGACAACTGTAGCTTTGGGAGGAGGGAATCAAAATGTATTCACGGCACGTGCGCGCCATGCACAGGTGGTTAGTGATAAGTTTGCCTTCAAACTCCATTTTGAAAGATCGCAAGGAGAGGATTTTGAATATGTGGATAGTGTATATGTGGGGACGACGGCTTATAAAGAGTTGGAATTGGATAGGGATTTCGATACTCAAAAATATGGAGCTGGTTTGTATTTTAGACCTACGTCTAGTTCAGAGCTTATAGGGTATTATGGTCACAGTAACAATAATAATTTGGCGGTTACCAATGCGGGTAGAAATCAAATTAAGGATTGGAGTATAGATGTGGCACAGTTGAAATATGTTTCTAAACATTTCTTCGCCAATGTAAACTATACTTGGAGTAATACGGACGATACCTATGCTATTAACCAAAGAACGCAAAACTATGTGTCTTTTATTAATAATGGGTTTTCTGAAGAGGAAGCTCTGGAAAGGTCGTTTACAGAACAATGGTTTCCCACAGGACCAGATACAGGGATTGCATTGCCGAGAGGCGCTGTGTTTAAAGATGCTTCCCAGCGTTTCAATTCTGAATTGCAGTACAACAATAGTTGGGGAAATTTTGATTTGACAGTTGGCGGACAATATCAATTGGATATGGCCGATTCCAAAGGAACCTACCTTTTGGATGAAGGTGGAATCGATATTGGGCAGACAGGTTTTTATGCACAAACGGAGTACAGTTTGCCTGATTCTGGATGGGGCTTTTTATTGGGGGCTCGATTGGATAATCATGACTTGTACGGTTCTAATTTTATTCCTAAAGCTGCAATTACCAAAGCGCTTGGAGAAGGGCAGTTTAGGGTGACATATGGAAAGGGAATCGCTGTGCCGTCTATTTTAAACTTGAAAGGAAATCTTTTTGGAGGTTTGGTGTTGGGTAATGGAGAAGGATTTACCTTGTCTGATGGTAGTACAGTATCTGCATTGGAGGTGGAGTCTATCAATACCTATGAGATTGGATATAAAGGCAAAATTGCCAATAAATTATTTATTGATGCTAACGCTTATTACAACCAATCAGAAAACTTCATTAGTCCGCTTAGAACGATTACGGATGCGGCCAATGGTGTAACAGTTACTCATGTTGGAGATAAGCCTATTGATGAGGTGGTGCCAGGATCTAACGGTGCTGTAATCTTAACCTATCAAAACTTTGGTAAGGTGGATACGTATGGTTTTGATGTTGGTTTGAACTACTATTTTTCCGATGCCTTTAGAGCAACTCTTAATTATTCCTACTTCGGAAGGGATTTAGATAAAAATGATCCTGCCAACGATGGAAACTTGGACGGACAAGTGTTGGAATCTGAATTGCCTGTAAATACGCCAGCAAACAAATTGGCTCTAGGATTGCATTATTCTAAAAACAAATTCTATGGATCCATTTTTGGAAGATGGGTGCAGGATTACGATTTCTTCTCTGGAATCTATACGGCGGCTGAAACTCAAGATTTGAATGGTGATGGTGTTGATGATGTTATTGAAAATGCTAGAAATGGAAGATCTTGGAATTATGGGCCTCTTGGAGGATTTACAGTTGATGCCAATGTAGGGTATTATATCACAGACGAGCTTTCTGTTGGGGCAAGTGTTACCAATTTGTTCAATGCTGAGGTTCGCGAATTTGTGGCCTCACCTGTAATCGAGACCCTATTCTCGGTAGAATTGAAATATCAAGTGAATTTCTTTAAGAAAAAGTCGGCAACCAACTAA
- a CDS encoding alpha/beta fold hydrolase, with the protein MKSFLFLSVFCLLSMVGISQNKALAMKELLSEYEYKTHYVTLDSLEVAYVKEGNHEQTLLFVHGLSSNADAWSKNIQELKDKYTCIALDLPGFGKSSIVETQYTSTFFADVVHQFILELKLKNVILVGHSMGGQASVKLAVNHPEAISKLVLVAPAGIERFSEAEANLMKGAMTEAVVKGTTDAQIERNYALNFFQQPKEVGKMIAERKRIREAVDFDEHCKAIVSSVWGMLDDPVFEDLQRIQCPVLVIFGNNDKLIPNGYLHPQLTTQAVAQSAKEEIKHVEVKMIGESGHFVQFEKPMEVNAFLTQFVETP; encoded by the coding sequence ATGAAATCGTTCCTTTTTTTGTCTGTTTTTTGTTTATTGTCTATGGTAGGAATTTCTCAAAACAAAGCGCTTGCTATGAAGGAGCTGCTTTCAGAATATGAATATAAAACACATTACGTCACTTTGGATAGTTTGGAAGTGGCTTATGTAAAGGAGGGCAATCATGAACAAACGTTGTTGTTTGTGCATGGGTTGAGCAGTAATGCCGATGCTTGGTCTAAAAACATCCAAGAGCTTAAGGATAAATATACTTGCATTGCTTTGGATTTGCCTGGATTTGGGAAATCTTCCATTGTTGAAACCCAATATACCTCTACGTTTTTTGCGGATGTGGTGCACCAATTTATCCTTGAGTTAAAGCTTAAAAATGTGATTTTGGTGGGGCATTCCATGGGAGGTCAGGCCAGTGTAAAATTAGCGGTAAATCATCCTGAAGCTATTTCAAAATTAGTACTTGTGGCACCGGCGGGAATTGAACGTTTTTCTGAAGCGGAGGCCAACCTTATGAAAGGTGCCATGACCGAAGCGGTGGTAAAAGGAACCACTGATGCCCAAATAGAAAGAAACTATGCGCTCAACTTTTTTCAGCAGCCTAAGGAGGTGGGTAAAATGATAGCCGAAAGAAAACGCATAAGGGAAGCTGTCGATTTTGATGAGCACTGTAAGGCTATTGTAAGTAGTGTTTGGGGAATGTTGGATGACCCTGTTTTTGAAGATTTGCAAAGAATTCAATGTCCCGTGTTGGTTATTTTTGGCAATAATGATAAATTGATTCCAAATGGCTATCTTCATCCTCAATTAACTACGCAAGCTGTGGCGCAATCAGCCAAAGAGGAAATCAAACATGTTGAGGTGAAAATGATAGGTGAGAGTGGGCATTTCGTGCAGTTTGAAAAGCCAATGGAAGTCAATGCTTTTCTCACGCAGTTTGTAGAGACGCCCTAA